CACCTATTTCAGGAAAAAGGATGAACTTCTTGAGGAGATAAAAAACTATGCGGCAGAAAGAACAGAGCTTGAAACTTCAGTTTATTTGAATACGCTGGACAGGGAAGGAAGAGGCATGGGCGGGATATATCTCACTGTCACAGGCACTTCTGCTGAGGATGCGGATTCTGGGCAGGTTGGCAGGGGTAACCGGGTGAACGGCATCATTCCGCTGAACCGCCCGGTGAGCAGCGAAGCCGCCGCGGGGAAAAACCCGGTGAGCCATGTTGGGAAGATATACAACGTGCTCAGCCACAGGATTGCGAATGAGATTTATGTTAATGTCCCGGACATCAAGGAAGTTTATGTGTGGCTTTTGAGCCAGATAGGGGAACCCATAGACCAGCCCAAGATAGCGGCGGCGCAGGTGATTATGGAGCGCGGGTCTTTTGAGGATGTGGAAACAGAGGTAAATGAGGTTATTGATAGCGAGCTTGCGAACATACAGGAGTTCTGCATGGAGCTGGCGTATGGGAAAATACCGGTGTGTTAGGTTCGAGGATAAGTCGCACCGCAAAGGCGCAGAGTACGCAAAAGATTTATCTGTGCCACGCTCTGCGCTCTTTGCGTCTTCGCGGTGATTTATTTATTAAGCTCTTTAGCTTTTCCAGGCAACCTCTTCTCTATTACTTCAAACATGGCATCGAAATCCCCTTCAGCCAGCGAGCGAACATCCTCTTCGCCTTTTAAAATCAGCTCAACAAGGTAATTTAACTCCTCGTCGGTCAATTTATTAACCCTGTTTGCGAAATCTTCCGGGGATTCCGAGAATTTATGCGATACCGGAAGCAGGATGAATTTATAGTCATGCCCCGGCGCAGGACCCGTGGCGCCTTCAAGCTCTGGCGCGAGTTTTGCGAGGAGCTTTTTGTCAAGGTCGGTGAGGGTTCTCATGATGACTTTCAGATATTTTAGGAAATGTTCTGCAAAAATATGACACTTAAATCGGTTATCCTTTCAAAGTCAGTGTCCATTGTCACTATCTTCAAATCATGCTCTTTGGCAATCTTGTACTGGTATGCATCATCAAAATCCAATCCTAATTTTCTCTTAATATCAACCAAGCCCTCATATGACCATTTCGATAGGGTGACAATTTCTACGTTAGGAAAGATATCGCTTACGAATTTTTGGAAAACATCTTCTCTACTGTTTCTGAATAGAATTACTCCAATCGAGTGTAAAGAAAAATCTGAAATGTAGAGATTTCCGATGTTGTCATCGAGAAACTTCTTGCAGTTTTCTCTTTTTTTCTGGGTTAGTAGCACCTCTAAAAAGACATTAGTATCGATGAGGTACATTACCTCCACTCCAATGCTTTATGTTGAAGTTCTACGGAGGTGTATTTCTTTTTCAAATTTGATAACCCTCCTTCCCAATCAAATCTGAATTTTCCTTTTTTAACTCCACCTGCCCCATGTTTTTGTAATAAAAAATCTATGAAATCGTAAACCTCTCTTTTTAA
The sequence above is drawn from the Candidatus Methanoperedens sp. genome and encodes:
- a CDS encoding DUF2281 domain-containing protein, which translates into the protein METIQGNTVKMEIQVIKSKLEELPEDLKREVYDFIDFLLQKHGAGGVKKGKFRFDWEGGLSNLKKKYTSVELQHKALEWR
- a CDS encoding PIN domain-containing protein, with product MYLIDTNVFLEVLLTQKKRENCKKFLDDNIGNLYISDFSLHSIGVILFRNSREDVFQKFVSDIFPNVEIVTLSKWSYEGLVDIKRKLGLDFDDAYQYKIAKEHDLKIVTMDTDFERITDLSVIFLQNIS